CGTCTTCTGGATCGCTGGTGTTTGCCACACCTTGCAGCGCCAGATAGCAGCGTTCGGCAAGGGCTAGAGTGTCAGGAATGACGGTATCGTAAATAGTGGCCTTGTGACCGGAGCCAATGGTTTTAACCAGATGGTTCGTATTTCTTTGTGCTCTTTTATTAATTTCCATGATTTGTCAATATCTTCTTTCGCTTAAGAGTTTATTATAAAACATTTTTGGATTTAGTCTTAATTCTTTCATGGTTTACCTCTGTACTTTCAAATCATAACGCCACTCCTGAGACATTCCAGTGAAGGCAGTCCGCGGTCTTTTACTGGGATCGCTTCCCCATTTAAAAAACATCTGGGCAATAATTTGCCTTGACCAGAACACCAGCAGATAAGCAACAGACCGAATAATCATTTTTTCATCTTTCCCATGTTATCTATTCTTTGGCTTTGTTTGCGGCTTGAAACGCATCCTGCTAAAAACAGCATTTATTTTATTCCGCATGATGATGCTCTCACCACCAATCTGGGTTTTAACACATGCTACTGAATTCCGCACTGTTTCCTCTCTATCCTGTCTAAAAGTATCTCTGCCGCTAATATCTACCGGTCTCATAAGATGGATAAGCGACAGTAGTCAGAGGCACAGGCAGTGATATGGCTATAAGAGAATCATCATATCCGACTATAGCCACATCTTCCGGTACTCTTAAGCCAGCCTCAACTATTGCTTCGTAGGCCTCCTCTGCTATACGGTCGTTAAAGGCAAAAAGTGCTGTCGGACGATTATTTGATTTCATAAACTCTTTCATATATTTATAACCTGGTCTTTCCTCACATGAACCGGCGAAACGGACCAGTGATTCGTCAAAACTTATCCCCCTTTCAGCCATGGCTTTTTTATATCCTTCCAATCTCTGCTCAGCAACAATGTATTTCGGATCTGATATATAGGCGAGTTTTTGATGTCCTAACTCAATCAGATGAATTGCTGCCAGATAACCACCCATAACATTGTCACTAATAACATAATCTGTTTTCATCTCAGGGATAAACCTGTTAATAAACACAAAAGGGATATCGTCTCTTTGTAGCTGCTGGTAGTGCTCTACAGATTCTGATGCGTGGGCAATAGGGGTAATGATTAAACCCGATATTTTCTGCTCTCGTATTCTTTGAAGATATTCAACCTGTTTTTCTGCCCGGTCCTCCGTATTGCAAATAATAACACTATAATCCCTATTGTGGGCTACATCCTCAGCGCCTTTGACAATTTTGGGAAAGACATCGCTCATAATATCAGGAACAATAAGTCCCACGCTTTTAGTCATCAAATGCCCTGTGCCACGGCTTGCCTTTTTTAGATCAGCCACGAAGGTGCCTTTGCCATGTTCGCGAAACAAAAGACCTTCGTTTACTAACTCTGTATAGGCATGCCTAATAGTCATAGGACTAACCCTGCACATCCTGGTCATTTCAGGAATTGAGGGGATACGATCAAACGGGTTTAATTGTTTATTTTTTATTTGGGCTTTTATCTGCTGTTTTATCTGGACATATACAGGCAGAGGATTTTCTTTATCTATACGTATTATATTCTCCATTATTTCTCTTACATTTATAGTTATCTATATAAGTTGATTATAAAAGTAGCATATCTTAGAAAAGCTGTCAAGTGTTTGAAACCACTCTTCTACATCTATTGAAAGCGCGTTAAGCATGATTTTATCTGACTTGCTAGGGCACCTTCACGTAATATTGAGGGTGGACTAACACTACAGTCTACAACAGTGGATTCTATTCCAGTTGGTATCTCATTATCGTCAATACATAAATCTGCTTTATTCTCAAATATCTTCTCTAGCACCTTAATTGAAGTTGCTTGATGGTTATATCCAGAGATATTAGCACTTGTTGTAGCAATAGGCACTCCTAATTCCTTTACTAGAAATCGCGGTATTGGATGATTGGGTATTCTAAAACTTATTGTATTGAAATTATCTGTTTTAAAGATACATGCTTGAGATATTGGAATATTTTCCTTTGCTCTTAAGATAATTGTGAGCGGACCGGGCCAAAACTTGTTCATAAGCTTTCTTGCTATTGGCTGGATGTCACAAGCAATATCTTCTACTTGCTTTAAGTCTGAAATAAATAAAATTAAAGGTTTTCTACGGTCTCTGTTTTTTAGGTCATAAATCCTATCTACGGCTTGTTCGCTGCTGCACATGCATCCAAGACCATAAACAGTATCAGTTGGAAAGATTACAACTCTGCCTTTTCTTAAGACTTTAACCGCCGAGTATCTGTTTATCCTCATTAAGAAAGATTCCTTCCAGATTCATTTTTAACGCCTCAGGATTTGTTGCATTGGCCATAGCCTGCTCTCTGCTTATAACCCCATTTTTACATAATTCAACCAGAGACATATTAAATGTCTGCATACCATCTTCCTTTCCGCCTTGAATGGCAGGTATTATCTTATTCAGTCTGTTTTCCCTTATTAATCTGGAAACCACAGGAGTATTTATCAATATTTCCACTGCAGGTGTTAGTCCCTCCTTGTCCATTCTTGGTATAAGTCGCTGGCAAATGACAGCTTTAAGATTAAGAGAAAGTTGCATTCTGATCTGATGATGTTGAGACGGAGGGAAAAAATCAAGTATTCTGCTAAATACGCCTGATGTGTCAGTTGAATGAAGTGTTGTAAAAACAATATGTCCTGTTTCTGCCGCACCTAGAGCAATATGAAAACTTTCGATATCTCTCATTTCGCCTATCAGGATAACATTTGGATCCTGGCGCATGGCATGGCGTAATGCGATAGCGTATGAAGATGTATCTATATGTACTTCTCTCTGATTCACAATGCTTTTTTTGTCTTTATGGAGAAACTCAATAGGGTCTTCAACTGTGATAATATGACGATTCAAGTTCTCGTTTATATAATTTATCATAGACGCAACAGTTGTTGATTTCCCGCAACTTGTTGTGCCAGAAACGATAACTAAACCTCTGTTTGATAAGGATATCTTCTCTAACGTAGAAGGCAAATTTAGCTCTTTAAATGACCCTATCTGTGTTTTTACCCTTCTCAAAACTAGTCCTATCGTTCCTCTCTGATAGAAAATATTAACCCTGAAGCGTCCTAAATTCGAAACTCCATATGAAATATCCATCTCAAATTCTTTATTAAACTTTTGCTTTTGTTCGTCATTCATTAACTCAAGAGCAATTTCTCTGGTGTCTTTTGAAGAAAGTATTTCGCCATATGAACATAACTCTCCATTTGTTCTAATTTTAGCAGAGCTGCCCGCTTTCAGATGTAAATCCGTACCGTTTTTTTGAACCAGTTCTTTGAGATATTTTTCTATGTCCATTTTTCTCCTTGTATTACTCATCTTTCCCTCTCTTTTTAAGAGAGGGAAAGGGGATGAAATTCTAACCTGGTTTAGTTCTTAAAAATGTTGGTATGTCTAAATTGCTGTCACCTCCTAGCTCTCTATTCACTTTTTCTCGCATAACTCGATCCTTTATTGTAGCTTCCTTTCTATGAACTCCTGAGACATCTGAGATGAATTTTACTTCCTTTTTTTCTAGAGATGGGATATCAGTGGCAATAATTGTAAGTTTCAGCTTATTATTTACTTTTTTATCTATAATAGCTCCAAATACTATATTGACACTGTGTGTAACCGCCTTACGAACATTATCAATGATTTTTTCAACTTCTCCAAAGCTGAGATCTTCGTCGCCTGTTATATTAACAAGCATTGTCTTTGCACTCTTAACATCAACCTCTTCCATGAGCGGACATAAAAGAGCATTTTTTACAACAGAGGATGTTCTCTCTTCACCATATGCAATTCCTACTGCTAAGGTAGCCTCTTTGCCATGGGCTATTACCTGCCGAATGTCTGATATATCAAGATTTATTATTCCTGGGGCAGTTACCAGGTCAGAGATTGCACTGATAGCGTCAAATAGAGTATTATTTGCAAATTCAAATGCTTTTAAAAAAGATGATTCTTTGTCAATTGTTCCAAAAAGCTTCTGGTTCGGTATGGAGATTGTTGCATTGGATTTTTCTTTTATTACTCTTAATCCGTCTTTAGCCTGCAAGCATCTTTTTTTTCCTTCAAATAGAAAAGGACTTGTAACTATTGCTATTGTTAGCGCCCCCAGTTCCTGGGCAATTTCACAGATTAGTGGTGCTGCTCCTGTGCCTGTTCCACCTCCAAGTCCACAGGTCACAAATACAATATCTGAGTTTTTTAATG
This genomic window from bacterium contains:
- a CDS encoding GntR family transcriptional regulator; its protein translation is MENIIRIDKENPLPVYVQIKQQIKAQIKNKQLNPFDRIPSIPEMTRMCRVSPMTIRHAYTELVNEGLLFREHGKGTFVADLKKASRGTGHLMTKSVGLIVPDIMSDVFPKIVKGAEDVAHNRDYSVIICNTEDRAEKQVEYLQRIREQKISGLIITPIAHASESVEHYQQLQRDDIPFVFINRFIPEMKTDYVISDNVMGGYLAAIHLIELGHQKLAYISDPKYIVAEQRLEGYKKAMAERGISFDESLVRFAGSCEERPGYKYMKEFMKSNNRPTALFAFNDRIAEEAYEAIVEAGLRVPEDVAIVGYDDSLIAISLPVPLTTVAYPSYETGRY
- a CDS encoding PilT/PilU family type 4a pilus ATPase; translated protein: MSNTRRKMDIEKYLKELVQKNGTDLHLKAGSSAKIRTNGELCSYGEILSSKDTREIALELMNDEQKQKFNKEFEMDISYGVSNLGRFRVNIFYQRGTIGLVLRRVKTQIGSFKELNLPSTLEKISLSNRGLVIVSGTTSCGKSTTVASMINYINENLNRHIITVEDPIEFLHKDKKSIVNQREVHIDTSSYAIALRHAMRQDPNVILIGEMRDIESFHIALGAAETGHIVFTTLHSTDTSGVFSRILDFFPPSQHHQIRMQLSLNLKAVICQRLIPRMDKEGLTPAVEILINTPVVSRLIRENRLNKIIPAIQGGKEDGMQTFNMSLVELCKNGVISREQAMANATNPEALKMNLEGIFLNEDKQILGG
- the ftsZ gene encoding cell division protein FtsZ, translated to MFEIVEETTAGASIKLIGVGGGGNNSVDAIYKKGLSGVECININTDIQALKASIVPHKIQIGLKTTKGVGTGSNIDLGRRSLNESRAEVAETLKNSDIVFVTCGLGGGTGTGAAPLICEIAQELGALTIAIVTSPFLFEGKKRCLQAKDGLRVIKEKSNATISIPNQKLFGTIDKESSFLKAFEFANNTLFDAISAISDLVTAPGIINLDISDIRQVIAHGKEATLAVGIAYGEERTSSVVKNALLCPLMEEVDVKSAKTMLVNITGDEDLSFGEVEKIIDNVRKAVTHSVNIVFGAIIDKKVNNKLKLTIIATDIPSLEKKEVKFISDVSGVHRKEATIKDRVMREKVNRELGGDSNLDIPTFLRTKPG
- a CDS encoding L-threonylcarbamoyladenylate synthase encodes the protein MRINRYSAVKVLRKGRVVIFPTDTVYGLGCMCSSEQAVDRIYDLKNRDRRKPLILFISDLKQVEDIACDIQPIARKLMNKFWPGPLTIILRAKENIPISQACIFKTDNFNTISFRIPNHPIPRFLVKELGVPIATTSANISGYNHQATSIKVLEKIFENKADLCIDDNEIPTGIESTVVDCSVSPPSILREGALASQIKSCLTRFQ